From a region of the Halolamina sp. CBA1230 genome:
- a CDS encoding GNAT family N-acetyltransferase, whose product MALETAEEYTVRWFDPADREPFLDLYTDTFGGGSDEWFQWKYVDTPRVAHVPILVATADGEFAGARAQVPFLMRAGDETALAMRFGDTMVHPDHRRHGVFSRLTERALDHYGEMPVQFCYNVPNDLSRSGFLKAGGEIVANLPSFYRVQQPGALAAGTDLPITIAARAAAPAVRAYLRGRDQLASVPEGVNVVEHAEIPVPLLARLYRRGRPSSVHAVRDEPFLEWRYHNPDWEYRAFSAGSGGRTDAAIVTGTRTDEDGVTTTHVVDVLPLASSDRRDTALRSLLAAITSAFRDSDLLAYCGTAIPRSLLAAHGFQSDGRLPLSQVTSPTKLVAYDVGDGDWSVGGVDVADPRGWALSDVELDAR is encoded by the coding sequence ATGGCTCTCGAGACAGCGGAGGAGTACACCGTTCGCTGGTTCGACCCCGCGGACCGCGAGCCGTTCCTCGACCTCTACACTGACACGTTCGGCGGGGGGAGCGACGAGTGGTTCCAGTGGAAGTACGTCGACACCCCCCGCGTCGCCCACGTCCCGATCCTCGTCGCGACCGCCGACGGCGAGTTCGCCGGCGCCCGCGCACAGGTGCCGTTCCTGATGCGAGCCGGTGACGAAACCGCCCTCGCGATGCGCTTTGGCGACACGATGGTCCACCCCGACCACCGCCGTCACGGCGTGTTCAGCCGGCTGACCGAGCGCGCGCTCGACCACTACGGCGAGATGCCGGTGCAGTTCTGCTACAACGTCCCGAACGACCTCTCGCGGTCGGGGTTCCTGAAAGCAGGCGGCGAGATCGTCGCGAACCTCCCGTCGTTCTACCGCGTCCAGCAGCCGGGCGCGCTCGCGGCCGGCACCGACCTCCCGATCACGATCGCGGCGCGGGCAGCCGCACCCGCCGTACGCGCGTACCTCCGTGGCCGCGACCAGCTCGCGTCGGTCCCCGAGGGTGTGAACGTGGTCGAGCACGCCGAGATCCCCGTCCCGCTGCTCGCCCGGCTCTACCGGCGCGGTCGTCCGTCGTCGGTCCACGCCGTCCGCGACGAGCCGTTCCTCGAGTGGCGCTACCACAACCCCGACTGGGAGTACCGGGCGTTCTCGGCGGGCAGCGGCGGCCGGACCGACGCAGCGATCGTCACCGGCACCCGGACCGACGAGGACGGCGTGACCACGACGCACGTCGTGGACGTGCTCCCGCTCGCGTCGTCGGATCGGCGGGACACGGCGCTCCGTTCGCTGCTCGCGGCGATCACGAGTGCGTTCCGAGACTCGGACCTGCTCGCGTACTGTGGGACGGCGATCCCGCGGTCGCTCCTCGCGGCCCACGGGTTCCAGTCCGACGGCCGGCTCCCGCTCTCGCAGGTGACTTCGCCGACGAAGCTGGTCGCCTACGACGTCGGCGACGGCGACTGGTCGGTCGGCGGGGTCGACGTCGCCGACCCGCGGGGCTGGGCGCTGTCCGACGTCGAACTCGACGCGCGGTAG
- a CDS encoding sensor histidine kinase KdpD, producing the protein MTPPRESPFADRRVLVLGNGDRAAALVDSLAADGIEATRAESTPEALATLDAVEVALLVVIDGIEGRPADVFGAAARRGHQLPGVFVGSKARQLPPGVEQAPAGADAAAAVIRQRLLAASAADAEPAVEHDPLAAYGDTVSHELRNHLSAARLAVDSLEGPTVEQARNALDRLEGLAREAEAIAGGDIEPNEQVSLATVGEDAAGRVRAPEASIRVGADGTVRADPELLTLLLENLIRNSAEHGGEGVTVRVIDTDAGFAVVDDGPGFGDADPFEWGYSTDDGQGAGLGIVQRIADAHGWEIRAANDDGARVELET; encoded by the coding sequence GTGACGCCGCCCCGGGAGTCGCCGTTCGCCGACCGTCGCGTTCTCGTTCTCGGGAACGGCGACAGAGCCGCGGCGCTCGTCGACAGCCTCGCTGCCGACGGGATCGAGGCGACGCGGGCGGAGTCGACTCCCGAGGCACTCGCGACGCTCGACGCGGTCGAGGTGGCGCTGCTGGTCGTGATCGACGGGATCGAGGGCCGCCCCGCCGACGTGTTCGGCGCCGCCGCGCGCCGCGGCCACCAGCTCCCCGGCGTGTTCGTCGGCTCGAAAGCCAGACAGCTCCCGCCGGGGGTCGAACAGGCGCCCGCGGGCGCCGACGCCGCCGCGGCGGTGATCCGCCAGCGCCTGCTCGCGGCGAGTGCGGCGGACGCGGAGCCGGCAGTCGAACACGACCCGCTGGCCGCCTACGGCGACACGGTCTCTCACGAGCTCCGGAACCACCTGAGTGCGGCCCGTCTCGCGGTCGACTCGCTGGAGGGGCCGACGGTCGAACAGGCACGGAACGCGCTCGATCGACTGGAGGGGCTGGCCCGCGAGGCGGAGGCGATCGCCGGCGGCGATATCGAGCCGAACGAGCAGGTGTCGCTCGCGACGGTCGGGGAGGACGCCGCCGGCCGCGTTCGCGCGCCCGAGGCGTCGATCCGCGTCGGGGCCGACGGGACGGTCCGGGCCGACCCGGAGCTGTTGACGCTGCTGCTCGAGAACTTGATCCGCAACTCGGCCGAACACGGCGGCGAGGGCGTGACCGTCCGCGTGATCGACACCGACGCCGGCTTCGCGGTCGTCGACGACGGCCCGGGGTTCGGCGACGCCGACCCGTTCGAGTGGGGGTACTCCACCGACGACGGGCAGGGTGCCGGGCTCGGGATCGTCCAGCGGATCGCCGACGCCCACGGCTGGGAGATCCGTGCGGCGAACGACGACGGCGCGCGGGTCGAACTCGAAACTTAG
- a CDS encoding M55 family metallopeptidase has product MKLFISADMEGITGVATPEDVVKGEPEYERGVDNLHGDVNAAVEGAVAGGADEVLVNDAHSTMRNLDRDRLDERAALIRGNSKPRSMMQGLTGAFDAALFVGYHAKAGTAEAVLNHTVYGELLQSLHVEGQEVGEMGWNARLAGALGVPVGLVTGDDATVTEADAELPDAETVAVKEAVDRFSARCRPGAETRPEIREASERAVERAGSGELSTVTADEPTTITARWTTTNAAANAARKPEVRREGGRETAITAENYPDAFDASMGMLRAGAAGRNEHYG; this is encoded by the coding sequence ATGAAGCTGTTCATCTCGGCGGACATGGAGGGGATCACCGGCGTCGCCACCCCCGAGGACGTCGTCAAGGGCGAACCGGAGTACGAACGCGGCGTGGACAACCTCCACGGCGACGTGAACGCGGCGGTCGAGGGCGCGGTCGCAGGCGGCGCCGACGAGGTGCTCGTCAACGACGCCCACTCGACGATGCGGAACCTCGACCGCGACCGCCTCGACGAGCGTGCCGCCCTGATCCGGGGGAACTCGAAGCCGCGGTCGATGATGCAGGGGCTGACGGGGGCGTTCGACGCCGCGCTGTTCGTCGGCTACCACGCGAAAGCCGGGACCGCCGAGGCGGTGCTCAACCACACGGTGTACGGGGAGCTGCTGCAGTCGCTCCACGTCGAGGGGCAGGAAGTGGGCGAGATGGGCTGGAACGCCCGTCTCGCGGGCGCGCTCGGCGTTCCGGTCGGCCTCGTCACCGGCGACGACGCGACGGTCACCGAGGCCGACGCGGAGCTTCCGGACGCGGAGACGGTCGCGGTCAAGGAGGCGGTCGACCGCTTCAGCGCCCGGTGTCGCCCCGGAGCCGAGACGCGGCCGGAGATCCGCGAAGCGAGCGAACGGGCCGTCGAACGCGCCGGTTCTGGGGAGCTCTCGACCGTGACGGCCGACGAGCCGACGACGATCACGGCCCGCTGGACGACGACGAACGCGGCGGCCAACGCCGCCCGGAAGCCCGAGGTGCGGCGCGAGGGCGGGCGCGAAACCGCGATAACCGCGGAGAACTACCCCGACGCGTTCGACGCCTCGATGGGGATGCTCCGCGCCGGCGCCGCCGGGCGGAACGAGCACTACGGGTGA
- a CDS encoding class I SAM-dependent methyltransferase, translated as MDEQRSTVRTGYDGMADEYDADRTGDPADNEGLVDLRESLPADPRLLDLGCGAGEGPLQFLPAERAVGLDFSGEQLRLARERVDADLVSGEMTALPFAADSFDAVTAFYSVIHLPIADHADCYAEVERVLRRDGEFLFSIGDDWAGENDDWLDSGEGMAWSFPAIEETERLLEAAGLTVVERYGVRSELDDGEWPFLRCRVEE; from the coding sequence GTGGACGAGCAGCGATCGACGGTTCGGACGGGGTACGACGGGATGGCCGACGAGTACGACGCCGACCGGACGGGCGACCCCGCCGACAACGAGGGGTTGGTCGACCTCCGGGAGTCGCTGCCCGCGGACCCACGACTGCTTGACCTGGGCTGTGGCGCCGGTGAGGGGCCGCTGCAGTTCCTCCCGGCCGAGCGCGCGGTGGGGCTGGACTTCTCGGGCGAGCAGCTCCGGCTCGCCCGCGAGCGCGTCGACGCCGACCTCGTCTCGGGGGAGATGACGGCGCTCCCGTTCGCGGCCGACAGCTTCGACGCGGTCACGGCCTTTTACTCGGTGATCCACCTGCCGATCGCGGACCACGCCGACTGCTACGCCGAGGTCGAACGGGTGCTGCGCCGGGACGGGGAGTTCCTGTTCAGTATCGGCGACGACTGGGCCGGCGAGAACGACGACTGGCTGGACTCCGGCGAGGGGATGGCGTGGTCGTTCCCCGCGATCGAGGAGACCGAACGCCTGCTGGAGGCGGCGGGGCTGACGGTCGTCGAGCGCTACGGCGTCCGGAGCGAACTCGACGACGGCGAGTGGCCGTTCCTGCGCTGTCGCGTCGAGGAGTGA
- a CDS encoding class I SAM-dependent methyltransferase, whose product MDENDNTARNQLQRGYDVLAENASDLDRERSPWGDSHFQEHYSWPATRPVLPELADRRVLLAGCGRGDYVPWFHEQGATVVGVDASETAIQQARQRFGQKATFYHANLTNPLDFADSDTFDLVFSNLVLSHIEEWTPVFEEFHRVLRPQQPLVVTTIHPHYLRSDTEVEEYYTVTKLMNDWPDVEIPTYYRPMNAVITPFIEAGFQLETVDEPQPQDAFAEHHPERYQDALRQPDLLVIRAQVD is encoded by the coding sequence TTGGACGAGAACGACAACACCGCTCGCAACCAACTTCAGCGCGGGTACGACGTACTCGCGGAGAACGCATCCGACTTGGATCGCGAGAGAAGTCCATGGGGAGACAGTCACTTCCAAGAACACTATTCGTGGCCTGCGACACGGCCGGTCCTACCCGAGCTCGCGGACAGGCGAGTCTTGCTCGCTGGATGCGGGCGCGGCGACTATGTGCCGTGGTTCCACGAGCAAGGGGCAACGGTCGTCGGCGTCGATGCAAGTGAAACCGCAATTCAACAGGCCCGTCAGCGGTTTGGTCAGAAGGCGACCTTCTACCATGCTAACCTGACGAATCCACTCGACTTTGCTGACAGCGATACGTTCGATCTCGTATTCAGTAATTTAGTGCTGAGCCATATCGAGGAGTGGACTCCCGTATTCGAGGAGTTCCACCGAGTTTTGCGGCCACAACAACCGCTCGTCGTGACGACCATCCACCCTCACTATCTCCGCTCAGATACCGAGGTCGAGGAGTACTACACAGTCACGAAGCTGATGAACGACTGGCCCGACGTTGAGATTCCGACGTACTATCGACCGATGAATGCAGTCATCACACCGTTTATCGAGGCTGGCTTTCAGCTTGAGACGGTCGACGAGCCCCAACCACAAGACGCATTCGCGGAGCACCATCCGGAGCGGTACCAAGACGCATTACGCCAGCCAGATCTTCTCGTTATCCGAGCACAAGTGGACTGA
- a CDS encoding helix-turn-helix domain-containing protein, protein MEEPGTATEDGSTEGQATEVCPVVDAVEQIGSQWRLVVLHDLTEGEKRFNELKRSTEANARTLSRVLDDLQESGFVERRLEEDAPVATYYSLTGKGESLAPVFDEIESWANEWMESCQAAAEADD, encoded by the coding sequence ATGGAGGAGCCCGGAACGGCGACAGAGGACGGATCGACGGAGGGGCAGGCGACGGAAGTCTGTCCGGTCGTCGACGCGGTCGAACAGATCGGCTCCCAGTGGCGGCTGGTCGTGCTCCACGACCTGACCGAGGGCGAGAAGCGGTTCAACGAGCTCAAGCGCTCGACCGAGGCGAACGCCCGCACGCTCTCGCGTGTGCTCGACGATCTCCAGGAGTCCGGGTTCGTCGAGCGCCGGCTGGAGGAGGACGCGCCGGTCGCGACGTACTACTCGCTGACGGGGAAAGGTGAGTCGCTCGCGCCCGTGTTCGACGAGATCGAGTCGTGGGCAAACGAGTGGATGGAGAGCTGTCAGGCCGCCGCCGAGGCGGACGACTAA
- a CDS encoding 3-keto-5-aminohexanoate cleavage protein: MSYEAYLNDRNVILTVAPTGGVHGKDKNQNLPEQPEEIAEQVAACEELGASICHLHARDEHGENDAGRIQEVNDAVRERCDDIVIQNTTGGQSTYDARVQGIRTDPAPDMASLDMGPFNRGQHIITEHTRNNIDQLAAEMRKKGIKPELECFNNGHINEVYRLIERDALEEPYYFNLVFGHGTFTPPTPENVLNLVSNLPESSEFNLLAVGRHQLPLTTLSMILGGHVRVGMEDNLYYRKSEPVQSNAQLVDRTARIADLLEADLATPAETRERLGIE; this comes from the coding sequence ATGAGCTACGAGGCGTATCTGAACGACCGGAACGTGATCCTCACCGTCGCGCCGACCGGAGGCGTTCACGGAAAGGACAAGAACCAGAACCTCCCCGAACAGCCCGAGGAGATCGCCGAACAGGTCGCCGCCTGCGAGGAGCTCGGCGCGTCGATCTGTCATCTCCACGCCCGCGACGAGCACGGCGAGAACGACGCGGGCCGGATCCAGGAGGTGAACGACGCGGTCCGGGAGCGGTGTGACGACATCGTCATCCAGAACACGACAGGCGGGCAGAGCACCTACGACGCCCGCGTCCAGGGGATCAGAACCGACCCCGCACCCGACATGGCGAGCCTCGACATGGGGCCGTTCAACCGCGGGCAGCACATCATCACCGAACACACCCGCAACAACATCGACCAGCTGGCCGCGGAGATGCGAAAGAAGGGGATCAAACCCGAACTCGAGTGTTTCAACAACGGCCACATCAACGAGGTGTACCGGCTGATCGAACGCGACGCGCTGGAGGAGCCGTACTACTTCAACCTCGTGTTCGGCCACGGGACGTTCACGCCGCCGACGCCGGAGAACGTCCTCAACCTCGTTTCGAACCTCCCGGAGAGCTCCGAGTTCAACCTCCTCGCGGTCGGGCGCCACCAGCTCCCGCTGACGACGCTGTCGATGATTCTCGGCGGCCACGTCCGCGTCGGGATGGAGGACAACCTCTACTACCGGAAGAGCGAGCCGGTCCAGTCGAACGCCCAGCTGGTCGATCGAACCGCCCGCATCGCCGACCTGCTGGAGGCCGACCTCGCGACGCCAGCCGAGACCCGCGAACGCCTCGGCATCGAGTAG
- the tpiA gene encoding triose-phosphate isomerase, whose translation MFVLVNLKAYDCDPVAVASAAADVADETGARIAVAPQAARLGAVAATGVETWAQHVSPVDHGSHTGSTHADAVATTGAVGTLLNHSEKRLKLADIDASLAAAENASLETVVCANNPDQIAAAAALGPDAVAVEPPELIGGDESVATANPDIVRDAVEAASGVDEDVEVFCGAGIATGEDVAAARDLGADGVLLASGVALADDPEAVLRDLVEPL comes from the coding sequence GTGTTCGTACTCGTCAACCTCAAAGCGTACGACTGCGACCCCGTCGCCGTCGCGTCAGCGGCGGCCGACGTCGCCGACGAGACCGGCGCCCGGATCGCGGTCGCACCCCAGGCCGCCCGTCTGGGCGCCGTCGCCGCCACGGGCGTGGAGACGTGGGCCCAGCACGTCAGCCCCGTCGATCACGGCAGCCACACCGGGAGCACCCACGCCGACGCCGTCGCGACGACCGGCGCGGTCGGAACGCTGCTGAACCACTCCGAGAAGCGCCTGAAACTCGCCGACATCGACGCCAGCCTCGCCGCCGCCGAGAACGCGAGCCTGGAGACGGTTGTCTGTGCGAACAACCCCGACCAGATCGCGGCCGCGGCGGCGCTCGGTCCCGACGCGGTCGCGGTCGAACCGCCGGAACTCATCGGCGGCGACGAGTCCGTCGCGACGGCGAATCCGGACATTGTTCGCGACGCCGTGGAAGCCGCGAGCGGGGTCGACGAGGATGTCGAGGTTTTCTGTGGTGCGGGGATCGCGACGGGCGAAGACGTAGCGGCCGCGCGGGATCTGGGCGCCGACGGCGTGCTGCTGGCGTCAGGGGTCGCGCTCGCGGACGATCCCGAGGCGGTGCTGCGCGATCTGGTCGAGCCGCTCTGA
- a CDS encoding multiprotein bridging factor aMBF1 → MAQCEMCGAEKSSLTTTKVEGAELELCDDCKDFGTTVETESTSTTSTKYSTSSSDDSSSSSTSGGSSSGGGGGRRRDMFDQMDEIAGDYDEQIRAAREREGLSREDLAKELNEKASLISKLERGDVLPSDEVRKKLEKRLDVSLAEGSDDDTSDWETDSSMTQTLGDVVERKGE, encoded by the coding sequence ATGGCCCAGTGTGAGATGTGCGGCGCGGAGAAGTCCTCGCTCACCACGACGAAAGTCGAGGGTGCGGAGCTCGAACTCTGCGACGACTGCAAGGACTTCGGCACGACCGTCGAGACCGAGTCGACGTCGACCACGTCGACGAAGTACTCGACGTCCTCCTCGGACGACTCCTCCTCGTCCTCCACGAGCGGCGGGAGCAGTAGCGGCGGCGGTGGCGGTCGCCGCCGCGACATGTTCGACCAGATGGACGAGATCGCGGGCGACTACGACGAGCAGATCCGGGCGGCCCGCGAGCGCGAGGGGCTGAGCCGCGAGGACCTGGCGAAGGAGCTCAACGAGAAGGCTTCGCTGATCAGCAAGCTCGAACGCGGGGACGTGCTCCCCAGCGACGAGGTACGCAAGAAACTCGAGAAGCGCCTCGACGTCTCGCTGGCGGAAGGCTCCGACGACGACACGTCGGACTGGGAGACCGACTCCTCGATGACCCAGACGCTCGGCGACGTCGTCGAGCGCAAGGGCGAGTAA